The Lytechinus variegatus isolate NC3 chromosome 1, Lvar_3.0, whole genome shotgun sequence nucleotide sequence TATTATTCATCCATTATATTGTTCTATTCAAATCTCTCTTGATTCATTTTTGGGATTGCAAGTTTTGTATCAGATGTAGCTTTCTATTTCTCAGAAATCTACCTTATTGCTCTAGGGCTTCTccattgaaaattatattttcaatgaaactttTGAAATCAAGTCTGTAAATAGATAGACATATACAAAACAACTTGGTGTAACAGGTTACATGATAGGTATTaaaattgcagtattttttttaaatgaagagaGCCTTGATGTAAGATGTTATCATAGAGAAATCATTGTTTTAATCAGGTGAAGATGAGAGCTCACTTTGACTACGACCCGTACAAGGATGAACTGAACCCGTGTCCGGATGCTAGTATATCATTCAGGAAAGGTGATATACTTCAGATAGTAGACCAAGGCGATCCACATTGGTGGCAAGCCAAGAAGATAGGAGAGAAAGGATTACGGGCTGGACTCATTCCTGGTAGACAACTCCAAGAAAGGTAATGTATCCTGTGTAAAGATCATCATCTATCTATTTATATGATCATGTGaattatgttgttgtttttattattttatagtcGTTTTCAATTAATcgatgcaggcgagactgccagaggtgttccacttgttttttaataGGGGGGAGGCCTCAACATAAAAACAGCTGTTACTGGTGTtacattacaataaaaacatgatatatgaaataaacaggcaaaattaatatttttgtggGTATTGTTATCAAAAAGTCACATGGCTTACCACTGATTTTTTAACATGACCAGATAAAAAAGATAAAGTTGGTCATTATATATATGTAGTGATCAAGTGGTTTATAGCAATTCTGTCCTTTTAGATTCACCCATTCATGAATGACCATTCAGTCTATTATCTTTCTGTCCAGTAAATTGATGTATGTCACGTTAATGGTCAACATctattcatatatatttatatgatatAACTGTATGCCATTTAAAAGCTAATGAAAACACTGTACTTTTAAATTGTCATGTCTACATGTGAAATAGTACAGTGTGGTCAAATAATTCCAAAGACAATggatatttcaattatttattaagTTGCCATTTTCCACAAATTTTGCAGGAGGTTATCTAATCAGCGTTCCATCATAAACGGAAGTCTCGGCAGCAATTCATCTTTAGATTTATCGTTCAAGAAGAGTAGTAAGTATTGGTGACTTCAGagtattgaaaagaaaattacagtAATTAGGATTCCAGTGAACTGTAACAAATAATATGCTAAAAGGatggataaaaaataatttcattcagctATGTTGAGATATAATTATGATGTTTATGATTGCACACGAGCTGTAAAATTCTCTCCTTGCTCAttgttttgattgattgattaaagtATGTaggtatttctttatattttgtacTAAATCATTTTAATGAATTGACAACATATAACAAGtagttaatttaaaaaatgtattgtgGATATGTGAATAGATGAAAAGGGGCTTATTTTTGATACACAGGTGATCAAACAGCATTGTTTTGATGTAAGAATTAAtgatcaattttatttatttttattacaggTGTAAGAATCAATGTAAGAAGTAGCTTcagaacaaacaaaagaaaggtCAAGAAGGTCATGTATCATGCTAAACAAAATGAAGGTAGGGACtcacatttcattatttttttatacttataTCGTATCTTTAAACATGTGTCAAGGCCTATTTACAATCATGACAGGAAGCTCATTTAGTATATGACCCTTATTTCTGtgatagcatacatgtacattagtaAGCATGATAGTGTTTATTTGAAAAGAAGAAACTGAATTTTGCCCAAGACAAATCAGTAGTTTAAGAATAACCCCAGAATGAGATGattcaaaataagaaaagcAAGTCCTGCGTAAAGTAGTATGGTATCAATGTAATGTTTTTTCATCAGGTTTTGTCCTCAGGTTATGGGTGTGACCAGATTGACCACATAATTGCAGCAAAGCCCTTATCCCCTCCTTCCACTATACCATGATTCAGTCAGTGCATCCTTCATCCTCAACCAAAATGCAAATCCCTTATTTCccatacagtggtgctaaaaagttagtgaaccccacagaaaatgaatatatttaaaagTATTCAGGTTCtgtcatgttttagatatttaattgtgtatTCTTGGTGATgaagtagtacatgtacattcaataGAGTTTGTTTCTCTGGCCTCGCCAGTCATTGTattgttgttgtctacattcaacacttcAATATGAAGGAGTGCATGTTTTGGTGGGGTTCGCCAACTCTTGTGCACAACTGCACTGTATGTACATTTTCTGTGGCATACATCACAATCTTATTACTCTTACATTTTAACCTTGTTATTGTTGTGTTCTCTCTTTACCTTAGATTATGACAATGAAGAAGTATTGACATATGAAGAGGTAGCATTATACAAACCACCTGCATCAAGACCAAGGCCTATTGTTCTTATTGGTAAGACTAGGGGGGTATTTCATAAACACTACTTTATTCTATTAGAAGTGTAACCCCCCTGCCAAAGAATACCGGTGGCCTCATTTCCCATTGGATTTCTTTGAGACTCGCCATTGATGTTTATCTTGGTTAATATAATTCCCAAGAAGGTTCTGTAATCTGATCGGTCAAAATCGGATTGCATGATATTCAGCAAATTGCACTATGGCACCCAAAATGCACTATTCTGcctctgacgtcataccaaatATACTATCCTGCACTTTGacatcagagtgcaggatagtgcgaggtctggaattatctagaattatctagaatttagatcaaatatagcattcgggccaactcagtaacatgggggaggggggttgtaTAAAAGAAACAATGTGCTTGACCTGGCAAAAATGGACGTACCGCAATCGGTTCTGCGGACCTCAGtagtatatccattggctcttctcgcacattgttcattatttggccctgcatgcatgcgcttccatgcattatttgtatgatataatCTCCAAACCTGTAACTTTGGTGGTGCTGCCCCCAGAGTCATTTCTTCTATAGGGTCAAGGCCTTCTGTTTGTGGAAGGAGATGTGGGTGTCGGGGAGGACATGTTCATGTTGTAAAGTAATGCACATTTTCTCGGTCTTGATATTGttattgatataaattttttgggttcatcattattattgatcatcaataattttttttccttctttgaCTTTAATGCTTCAGTAGGTAAAATGCTAATGATCTTTTAATCTATTATCTCTTTCTTAGGTCCTCCTGGTGTTGGTCGCAATGAATTAAAGCGGAGGCTCATTGCGTGTGACCCAGATACCTTTGGCAGTGCAATTCCCCGTAAGTACAATGTCTTGCGTACTATTTCTGGGCACCATAATACAGTGCTTGTCTAACAACTTTTCCATGCTGTTCATGATGAATGTTCGTGCAGCATTAGTAATGTGAACAATACAGGAACCAGTAAACTCTCTTGTCGGACACCACCCtaaatacaatgtacatgtcaCCATTGTAACCTTTTTTAAGGAATAAGATGTTCCTGATTGAAATACTGAATAAAGTGACCTTCAAAAATGTATGTTGCAGAATCTCTTTTCTATGACACCCATGTTTGTGATGAATTTTCACTGTCCTTTTATTCTTTCAATCCCAGACACATCCCGCCCTAAACGTATCATGGAGGAAGATGGGATggagtattattttgtttccagGGAGGTGATGGATAAAGCAGTAGAATCAAACCGCCTCATAGAGTATGGGGAGTACAAAGGTCATATGTATGGCACCAGTATCCTAGCAACCAAGAGGGTCATTGATGAGGGTCAAACGTGTCTTCTCTGTGTTCATCCTCAGGTGAGAAGAAATATCTGTCTCTATTTTCCCCATGATAAATTCTTTGAGTGGAAAGAATCAGCACATTAAACCATTCATTAAATTTTAGCACCAAACCTAACCCtaacatttatttttagaatttatACTGAAGGGCATAAAATGACCACCcttttttctcaagtcttacttcacttcataaactgatcaagtcatggtcatttgagagcattacagactgtcataaGAACCAGatatcagagacagaaaatatCGCGAAGGTCCTGCATACAGGATGCCTGATGTGCATATTTTATGGAATCACCCTGAAGCTATATTTTTGCAGGAGCACATTTCTTGTCATCCTGATTTCCTGTACATCAGTCAAAAATAGCACTTTCTAACAAGTATCTCTATGGAATGCATTTTCAGTGTGAACATGAATGAAAGTAATAAGCACatttatgtgtattttttaatggtaaGTTTTACTTCATAATATATGATCTTACCCATAGTTGCATGAACAGTGTAAACCTGAATGAAGTTACACTGCATGAAAGTAATAAGCACatttatgtgtattttttaatggtaaGTTTTACTTCATAATATATGATCTTACCCATAGTTGCATGAACAGTGTAAACCTGAATGAAGTTACACTGCAATCATAAATACATagtgataatgacaataattacCTCTTATTAAGTgcttttcaaaagttacaaagcgcTATACAAATCACAAGACAAATACAATCAATGAAAGCTTAAAACAAAACTACACAAAATGAAACACAACTTGaaatatattaaacatgttCTTAAACACATCAATAGAAGAACATTGTCTAAGTTGATGGGGTAATCTATTCCAATATTTTGAGGCAAACACAGAAAAGTGTAGGTGTAAGTTTTTTCATGGTAAGTATTACTCATATGATCTTACCCATAATTCAGTTGGATCTTCCAATTATCCTGTTTGTTATTTGTGTGATTTTGATGTAGGCCTTGAGGATCTTAAAGCAGTCTGAGCTGAAACCCTATGTAATATACATCAAGCCTCCGTCAATAGATGTCCTGAGAGCTACAAGAATGTCCCGTAAAGCTATGGTCACCATGAAAAAATCACACACAAGACCGTTTGCAGTGAGTAGTTCCACAGATatctatttgttttctttctattaaaaaaaaaatatatttacatgtatggttACCACCTACCACGAAGAGTCACCATTCACATAACAACTACATATCTATCAAAGCTGATTCTACTTACCATCCAATAGCTATGATTACTATTGAAAAGTCTCACATAAGAATtattgaatttattgaattgtgaatgatatatttttctttcctaacAAAATTCAAAGTAGGTTCTTGTTACTTgaatatattattaattttcAGGACCTTATTTGAGTTACcaatgattttttattgaatgatgaATGTATCGTTTTGATTATTCCAGGATGAAGACCTTGTGAATATGGTGCAGGTCGGGAAGCGAGTGGAAGCAATGTACCAGCATTATTTTGATTACACCATCACCAACGACAACCTTCAACGCACCTTCATGGAACTGAAATCGGTCATCACCCGAGTACAGACGCAGGAGCAGTGGGTCCCTAGCAAGTGGTTGAGATAGACTTGATAATCCTCAGACCATCAGATGGTCTTGTTTTCACATGGTCACAGTGGACTGCATTTCAGTTATAATTGCACAGATTGTAAGCAGAGACAAGCGCTTCGGTATTACTTGCCCGGACTACATACATGAGGCCACTGGACCATGTACTTCATACCAGTGACTTTGACAGAAGTCAAGGCTGGCAAAGTGACCTTGTGGATGGCCTAGGTTTGTTCCCAGATAAAGAAGACTAATATGATTATGCTTGCACCAATCTAACAGACAGATTTAACAGAACTGAAGGACCAAGTCTTTGTTCCAAGAATATCCCAAGGACCATTCATATCAACTTGTATTCAAGAATCATGAAGACAAGTGTATGCACTTTCTTATTCTGTTTTGGGAAATTTCTGTAGTGTGCTCTTTTTGTATATTCATAGTCAGTTCATATGCCCTAATAGGACCAATTAGATTATGATGTGATGAATTGTCATCTGAAACCTATCCATGGATTCAAAGACATATTTGTCACCATTTTCAATGAGTTCTTTTCTAAGCAGTAGCAGCAGAATTCTAAGTTGGTATACATGTTATCCATGAATAAATGGCATTGAAATATTGCTATTAGGGATTTATATCTGCAAGATACTACAGATCTCTAGCAATGTTACAAGAGTGGTGTCCGTCATCTCATGTTGTCTTTGCTGCATGCAGGATTTCAGAGCGGCTTTCGTACCAATCTCCCTTTGACTGAAGATGAGAGGAAGGGGAGGAGTAAAGGGGAGAAGGAAAAAGTGAATTCTAGAAAGAATGTGCTTTGAGAAATGTACTTAAGTTGGATTGGAAGCTAAAAAAGATGTTTAAAAACTTTAGATCGCTGAACTAAAACTTGTTactaaaaatattcttaaaagcTCTTAGAAACGTCCCTGATCTATTTAATTGATGCATTTTTTATGGGaataaggatttttttaaatgttcaaTGTATTGAAATTTTACTGCTGAGTTTGCAATAGGTTATAACTTTCTATCATTAGTTCTTGCCTTTAAATTGtactttgtatttatttatcatcatccCCTCTCGGCGTACCAACATCCTATTCAATGATCAGATTCAAATAGTTCATTGCAAATCTAAATGACCTTCAAGTAATAAATTTATATGTTAACATTTCCTTAACCTAATGGGACCGGTTctgaaatgattaaaaaaaccaAGTGTATAAGACTGTTAGCAATATCTCATTTGTTAATTCATTTTACATGCAATCATCTTAGATTTCCAAGAAAGTACTGTACCTCATAAAAAAGGGAGTAAGAAACATCTCACATAGAAATTTGTAAAAATCGTATTCCTGTTAATATGGAAGATTGCCCAACATACCACCAACATTGCATATTTACAGGAAAGATAAATCTGTATTAAcacatatataatttttcatctTTCCCCTTTCTCATTTTTGCCCTTCAGATACACACACTTGAGAATGTACATTGTGATCTTAGTTGTATTTGTGTATGTATTGGTAAAACTACTTCATTATTAGATATTAAATGCTtgatgtgattattttggtgctatgcttttgaattttgatttttcatgaaatgtagaTGGAAATGAAGGTGGTTATTTGCACACCAGCCTCAATATTTAGTGATGATATATGTTGATGTGCAGtgatgaattggaaataaaatagGGGCCATTTCATATCTACATAAATCATTTAGTGGCTAAAATTCAAGGAAGTAACAAAGATACCAAATAATCACTGATAAGATTGATGGTAAGAGGGTTTTTTCTaatcaattttctttgaagTAAATTGATGTatattaatttatgcatgaatgaTGTTGCATATAAATCACTACTACTCTAGGCTTACTGTTTTATTTATAAAGAAGAAATTTTCATGAAGATCCTTTTCAACAGTATTTGAAGATATATGGgtataaatattttattctgatgtattgcatatttttgtaaatcttCTGAGGTTTTTCACCCTATTTACATTTCTTATTTctaaatatgttttattatacTTTTGCAATCAAATATTACAAGCtaatttattattgtttgagTAAGTTTTGAGATAGTGAAAGGGGATTTATTCTGTATTCCTAGAAGACACGCAAATTGCTTTGAATTTGCACACAACACGTACACTTTCATTCTGTCCTtaactgtaggcctacatacatatTGGTATGTAATGGACCATGCACCAAGTGGGGGTAAACGAGTGGTTAAAGAgtcaagttgttttttttttttttagaaaggtTGTTTAGGATAAAACCTGGgagtattattttcattaaattttgtaTCATGTAATTTTTGCAATTTATGTTCTTACCAGTAGCCTACTCATATTTGAACTCATCACAATCAATACTTTTTGTTGCACGTTCAATACAAAGGGGGAAAACCTGATGAGTGAGCTAATGAATGAAAGTGAAACATGGATAACATGCCTTGAATAATAATAGACTGCCAAGAAgaataacaatattaaaatatattcatttgaaGAGCTACAGATGTGATTTCACATTTAATGTAGATGCTAATACTGCAGCATTGTCAAGTTAACTTGTCCAAACAAGacacaaaatgaaattcaaCTGAGAAATGGTGTATTCATTGATGAATATTGGATACTGTATGCATCTGattataatgtttcataaatgtCCGggtgtattatttatttttattggtaATATATGTTCATTTGGAGGTAATGCAAGATTGAAAAATTGTGTCTCTATTAGTAGTTGAGGATCAAGGAAGATGATTTTGCTTTCCAGATAAGTCTACAAATATCATATTCTCatttatgatatacatgtaatgcattGGTCTACACGAAAGTGTTGTAATTATTTTCTCGTTAgtattttcatgttttactTAGTGGTAGCATTTTGCTTATTCAAGTATACCTTTTGAATGTAGACTACCGTAAGTCAAAATTCACTTCAGATGTTGGTCAGAGATCAGTATACAAGCATTGTATTCTCATTCAGGACACATTACAATGATTCACTgtatttaattgatatttactgGGTGGTTTGTACACAGTATTTATTGAATTGATGTGTAATTCTAGATTATcatattttgcaataatacaGAGTATATTTTGTTCCATTCTTTTCTCAACTCTATTGATCTTCGCTTAATTTCGCcatgatatttttctctctccatTATATTTAAATTCTGCCTCGCTGTTCTTTTTTCGGTCTAAAGTCTTTTTCTGTCTTTATATCTTTATATACTTATctgtttactacatgtatataagtgCCATTTCCCTTACTATTTaaaatcctatatttttttctgtgtgtttatctctctctgtctcatgTCTATATTCCCTTTTCACCCTTCGCTTCTATTTTTCAATCACTTTCAGATATATTTGGCCGTCTCTTCTAAATTATCCAATGGCAGTATTTGTATTCAGGCACTTAGATATTCCAATTTTAACCCTTTGATATAGATAATGTACACACAACTCAGTATTTGgcttcttgtatttttttcttttgatatttatCCTCATGGTGTTTTTTTACTGCTCCGTACCTTAAATGTTTCAAATTTTTCCAATTTcaagttttgaacaaaatgtatgcaTAGAAGCTTATCAAGTGTTTAAATTACACTTTGAATTAACAATCCATGATTATGCTTTCAAACTAATTATGTATCCTCAAGTTTTGGTATTTTTCTAATATCAGTAAGTGACTTTAAATGCCTGATAACATTCTAATCATTTGTATAGGCCTCTAAATGTGatgtattttgcaaaatattctgCCTATCAACAACTTAAACTACGAGTGTTTgttgtaatttgtttacttTTTCATAAAAGGTAGTCGGAATGGGTTCATTGTCATTATCttgctttattattattaattcatcAGGAATGTGAACCCACAATTAAAGCCATAACCACAGGTTTTCGCTGAATTCCTCATGGTGTTCAATGGTGTGTGAGCTTTATATAACTAATGCCATTCTTTAgatagtttaaaaacaaatgtcatttatgaaatatcaattttataaaTGGTAAATGTGCAGGAATTCTCAAAATATGTAAAGATCCCCATATGAAGACAAGGAtgtatatgattattattaagaGTAAGACTAATTCATGTATATGATTATTAATCTAATCTCAGTTTGGGATTAAGAGTTTATACAAATTTATCCTATACAAGATTTGTTACTAACATTGTGATAATCATGTATTAAAGACAAGAAAATCATGCTTTAATATGGCATTGTTGTTTGACTGCTTATTCTGTGATATGATTTTAGTAttttggggggtgtttcacaaaaatttaagtatgacttaagtcgcacttaactgtgcagtagtgcgcgtcctcatgacacgatctgactaATGCAGTCAAgccttaagtcatacttaaatctttgtgaaacaccccctggatGTTTAATAGGCACTGTTCAGGGAGTGTTTCATGGAGCTATTTACATTCTAGTCACTGTTAATATCATGTATAACTTATGAAGTGCCCAACTGTAAGCCTGTAGCTTTTAATGACACAAAACAGATTATGAATTTATCTCAAATTCTGATACACAAATCATTTGCTCTGAACATGTTTCCAAACCTATAGATATCATGTAGTATCAGCATACATTTGGCTTGCCATATCCACAGGTTCTTTTCTAATTAAACTTGTATCCCTTCAACTCGTCCACTTTCTTTGACATCACATGCTTTACCACAATGGCCAGGATATACAACCACACAGCAGTATCGCATTACATTACATCACTCGCATAAAAATCACACATTACATCAAAATGTAACATAACCTATCACAACTCACACTATATTGTATTACTTGGCATCCACATATCATCACATCCTTCTCACAGCTTAGTCAAGGCCAAGTAACCATACTGTCATGGTGACTTGAATAAAGTGAGTCAATTTACACACTttaacaaaatttacaaaagcTTTACATGTTTTCTTGTGAAAAAGAGTAGGGATGGGCAGTGTGTAAATGGGTGATACGacaggtgtttcataaagctgaaaGTTACACTTCTTTAGGCACATTGAAACGTGTTATTGGGTGCTACATCAGATTCTCTCATCAGCTTAAGTTGAAATCTGTTTGAGAGTAGACATGACTTGAC carries:
- the LOC121423742 gene encoding MAGUK p55 subfamily member 7-like isoform X3 — protein: MALQQLLGCLDQICGTIGERHENQIFLRNLLNNKELAALCQAHSVIEDFDEWKYPPADNNAFQMLYEVCEELQDFVNMPEVMELCCLLTRAHMRAVFDIHDQIANKDYVPELPPEFPADITPLCSDDEEAGVKIVKLVKSVEPLGATIKYDPKTGMIVIARVMHGGAADRSGLIHVGDKVQEVNGIPVKGRDPEEVTHFLASLDGSITFKLIPADNDTKKIAHNSQQSQQVTTTPLPPFGASVASGFLMEDFTGAGDPGKVKMRAHFDYDPYKDELNPCPDASISFRKGDILQIVDQGDPHWWQAKKIGEKGLRAGLIPGRQLQERRLSNQRSIINGSLGSNSSLDLSFKKSSVRINVRSSFRTNKRKVKKVMYHAKQNEDYDNEEVLTYEEVALYKPPASRPRPIVLIGPPGVGRNELKRRLIACDPDTFGSAIPHTSRPKRIMEEDGMEYYFVSREVMDKAVESNRLIEYGEYKGHMYGTSILATKRVIDEGQTCLLCVHPQALRILKQSELKPYVIYIKPPSIDVLRATRMSRKAMVTMKKSHTRPFADEDLVNMVQVGKRVEAMYQHYFDYTITNDNLQRTFMELKSVITRVQTQEQWVPSKWLR
- the LOC121423742 gene encoding MAGUK p55 subfamily member 7-like isoform X1 translates to MPVLEENPPFNPALQQLLGCLDQICGTIGERHENQIFLRNLLNNKELAALCQAHSVIEDFDEWKYPPADNNAFQMLYEVCEELQDFVNMPEVMELCCLLTRAHMRAVFDIHDQIANKDYVPELPPEFPADITPLCSDDEEAGVKIVKLVKSVEPLGATIKYDPKTGMIVIARVMHGGAADRSGLIHVGDKVQEVNGIPVKGRDPEEVTHFLASLDGSITFKLIPADNDTKKIAHNSQQSQQVTTTPLPPFGASVASGFLMEDFTGAGDPGKVKMRAHFDYDPYKDELNPCPDASISFRKGDILQIVDQGDPHWWQAKKIGEKGLRAGLIPGRQLQERRLSNQRSIINGSLGSNSSLDLSFKKSSVRINVRSSFRTNKRKVKKVMYHAKQNEDYDNEEVLTYEEVALYKPPASRPRPIVLIGPPGVGRNELKRRLIACDPDTFGSAIPHTSRPKRIMEEDGMEYYFVSREVMDKAVESNRLIEYGEYKGHMYGTSILATKRVIDEGQTCLLCVHPQALRILKQSELKPYVIYIKPPSIDVLRATRMSRKAMVTMKKSHTRPFADEDLVNMVQVGKRVEAMYQHYFDYTITNDNLQRTFMELKSVITRVQTQEQWVPSKWLR
- the LOC121423742 gene encoding MAGUK p55 subfamily member 7-like isoform X2; protein product: MPVLEENPPFNPALQQLLGCLDQICGTIGERHENQIFLRNLLNNKELAALCQAHSVIEDFDEWKYPPADNNAFQMLYEVCEELQDFVNMPEVMELCCLLTRAHMRAVFDIHDQIANKDYVPELPPEFPADITPLCSDDEEAGVKIVKLVKSVEPLGATIKYDPKTGMIVIARVMHGGAADRSGLIHVGDKVQEVNGIPVKGRDPEEVTHFLASLDGSITFKLIPADNDTKKIAHNSQSQQVTTTPLPPFGASVASGFLMEDFTGAGDPGKVKMRAHFDYDPYKDELNPCPDASISFRKGDILQIVDQGDPHWWQAKKIGEKGLRAGLIPGRQLQERRLSNQRSIINGSLGSNSSLDLSFKKSSVRINVRSSFRTNKRKVKKVMYHAKQNEDYDNEEVLTYEEVALYKPPASRPRPIVLIGPPGVGRNELKRRLIACDPDTFGSAIPHTSRPKRIMEEDGMEYYFVSREVMDKAVESNRLIEYGEYKGHMYGTSILATKRVIDEGQTCLLCVHPQALRILKQSELKPYVIYIKPPSIDVLRATRMSRKAMVTMKKSHTRPFADEDLVNMVQVGKRVEAMYQHYFDYTITNDNLQRTFMELKSVITRVQTQEQWVPSKWLR
- the LOC121423742 gene encoding MAGUK p55 subfamily member 7-like isoform X4 → MPVLEENPPFNPALQQLLGCLDQICGTIGERHENQIFLRNLLNNKELAALCQAHSVIEDFDEWKYPPADNNAFQMLYEVCEELQDFVNMPEVMELCCLLTRAHMRAVFDIHDQIANKDYVPELPPEFPADITPLCSDDEEAGVKIVKLVKSVEPLGATIKYDPKTGMIVIARVMHGGAADRSGLIHVGDKVQEVNGIPVKGRDPEEVTHFLASLDGSITFKLIPADNDTKKIAHNSQVKMRAHFDYDPYKDELNPCPDASISFRKGDILQIVDQGDPHWWQAKKIGEKGLRAGLIPGRQLQERRLSNQRSIINGSLGSNSSLDLSFKKSSVRINVRSSFRTNKRKVKKVMYHAKQNEDYDNEEVLTYEEVALYKPPASRPRPIVLIGPPGVGRNELKRRLIACDPDTFGSAIPHTSRPKRIMEEDGMEYYFVSREVMDKAVESNRLIEYGEYKGHMYGTSILATKRVIDEGQTCLLCVHPQALRILKQSELKPYVIYIKPPSIDVLRATRMSRKAMVTMKKSHTRPFADEDLVNMVQVGKRVEAMYQHYFDYTITNDNLQRTFMELKSVITRVQTQEQWVPSKWLR